A single genomic interval of Camelina sativa cultivar DH55 chromosome 11, Cs, whole genome shotgun sequence harbors:
- the LOC104726647 gene encoding yrdC domain-containing protein, mitochondrial isoform X1, producing MNLSTRLVEKLPGILPAPYSPLLRKGVSELRFFSIANHSRRLRWGLQKKMVWSLERAETCVVSNSCLVHPATEAYAQEAIEAIKSEKVIAVPTDTLYGFACDACSLEAVNRIYEIKGRKLTSPLAICVGDVLDIKRVATTNHLPHGLLDSLLPGPVTLVLQRGESSILEKSLNPAIDTIGVRVPDCEFIREVSRGSGSVLALTSANLSGDRSSVCVRDFENLWQHCAYVYDGGLLPSGRAGSTIVDLTNVGKYKIIRPGSAKHATVAILERYLLEEEQEEEDL from the exons ATGAATCTCTCCACGAGGCTCGTTGAGAAACTTCCCGGAATCTTACCGGCGCCGTATTCTCCTCTTCTCCGTAAAG GAGTCTCCGAGTTAAGATTCTTTTCGATAGCTAATCACAGTAGAAGATTGAGATGGGGATTACAAAAGAAGATGGTTTGGAGTTTGGAGAGAGCTGAAACATGTGTAGTGAGCAATTCATGTTTAGTTCATCCTGCAACTGAAGCCTATGCACAAGAAGCTATTGAAGCAATCAAATCTGAGAAAGTTATAGCTGTACCCACTGATACGCTTTATGGCTTCGCTTGTGATGCTTG TTCGTTAGAAGCGGTGAACCGGATTTATGAGATCAAAGGGCGTAAGCTAACAAGCCCTTTAGCCATATGTGTTGGCGATGTATTAGATATCAAGAGAGTTGCTACAACGAATCACTTACCTCATGGTTTACTCGATTCGCTCTTGCCCGGTCCAGTCACTCTCGTACTTCAACGAG GTGAATCAAGCATTCTTGAAAAGTCTTTGAATCCCGCGATTGATACTATTGGAGTAAGGGTACCAGATTGTGAGTTCATTAGGGAAGTATCGAGAGGTTCGGGGAGTGTGTTGGCTCTTACAAGTGCTAACCTAAGCGGTGACAGAAGCAGCGTTTGTGTTAGAGATTTTGAGAATCTCTGGCAGCATTGTGCTTATGTCTATGATGGTGGTTTGCTTCCATCAGGTCGAGCAGGATCTACAATAGTCGATCTGACTAATGTGGGAAAGTATAAGATCATTAGACCCGGAAG CGCGAAGCATGCAACAGTGGCGATTCTTGAAAGGTATTTGctagaggaagaacaagaagaagaagacctttAA
- the LOC104726647 gene encoding yrdC domain-containing protein, mitochondrial isoform X2 codes for MNLSTRLVEKLPGILPAPYSPLLRKGVSELRFFSIANHSRRLRWGLQKKMVWSLERAETCVVSNSCLVHPATEAYAQEAIEAIKSEKVIAVPTDTLYGFACDACSLEAVNRIYEIKGRKLTSPLAICVGDVLDIKRVATTNHLPHGLLDSLLPGPVTLVLQRVFLKQVNQAFLKSL; via the exons ATGAATCTCTCCACGAGGCTCGTTGAGAAACTTCCCGGAATCTTACCGGCGCCGTATTCTCCTCTTCTCCGTAAAG GAGTCTCCGAGTTAAGATTCTTTTCGATAGCTAATCACAGTAGAAGATTGAGATGGGGATTACAAAAGAAGATGGTTTGGAGTTTGGAGAGAGCTGAAACATGTGTAGTGAGCAATTCATGTTTAGTTCATCCTGCAACTGAAGCCTATGCACAAGAAGCTATTGAAGCAATCAAATCTGAGAAAGTTATAGCTGTACCCACTGATACGCTTTATGGCTTCGCTTGTGATGCTTG TTCGTTAGAAGCGGTGAACCGGATTTATGAGATCAAAGGGCGTAAGCTAACAAGCCCTTTAGCCATATGTGTTGGCGATGTATTAGATATCAAGAGAGTTGCTACAACGAATCACTTACCTCATGGTTTACTCGATTCGCTCTTGCCCGGTCCAGTCACTCTCGTACTTCAACGAG TGTTTTTAAAACAGGTGAATCAAGCATTCTTGAAAAGTCTTTGA
- the LOC104726648 gene encoding 4-hydroxy-3-methylbut-2-en-1-yl diphosphate synthase (ferredoxin), chloroplastic, with amino-acid sequence MATGVLPAPVSGVKILDSKLGFSKSMNLVRICDLRTLRSAGRRVSVIRNSNQGSDLAELQPASEGSPLLVPRQKYCESLHKTVRRKTRTVMVGNVALGSEHPIRIQTMTTSDTKDVAGTVDEVMRIADKGADIVRITVQGKKEADACFEIKDKLVQLNYNIPLVADIHFAPAVALRVAECFDKIRVNPGNFADRRAQFETIEYTEDEYQKELQHIEQVFTPLVEKCKKYGRAMRIGTNHGSLSDRIMSYYGDSPRGMVESAFEFARICRKLDYHNFVFSMKASNPVIMVQAYRLLVAEMYVQGWDYPLHLGVTEAGEGEDGRMKSAIGIGTLLQDGLGDTIRVSLTEPPEEEIDPCKRLANLGTKAAELQQGVAPFEEKHRRYFDFQRRTGDLPGQKEGEEVDYRGVLHRDGSVLMSISLDQLKAPELLYRSLATKLVVGMPFKDLATVDSILLRELPPVDDHVARLALKRLIDVSMGVIAPLSEQLTKPLPNAMVLVNLKELSGGAYKLLPEGTRLVVSLRGDEPYEELEILKNIDATMILHDVPFTEDKISRVHAARRLFEFLSENSVNFPVIHHINFPTGIHRDELVIHAGTYAGALLVDGLGDGVMLEAPDQDFDFLRNTSFNLLQGCRMRNTKTEYVSCPSCGRTLFDLQEISAEIREKTSHLPGVSIAIMGCIVNGPGEMADADFGYVGGSPGKIDLYVGKTVVKRGIAMTGATDALIGLIKEHGRWVDPPVADE; translated from the exons atggcgACTGGAGTGTTGCCAGCTCCTGTTTCCGGGGTTAAGATCTTGGATTCGAAACTCGGGTTTAGTAAAAGCATGAATCTTGTGAGAATTTGTGATTTGAGGACTCTAAGATCTGCTGGTAGAAGAGTTTCAGTCATCCGTAATTCAAACCAAGGCTCTGATTTAGCCGAGCTTCAACCTGCTTCAGAAGGAAGCCCTCTCTTAG TGCCAAGACAGAAGTATTGCGAGTCATTGCATAAGACAGTGAGAAGGAAGACTCGTACTGTTATGGTTGGAAATGTCGCCCTTGGAAGCGAACATCCCATAAGGATTCAAACCATGACTACTTCGGATACAAAAGATGTTGCTGGAACTGTTGATGAG GTTATGAGAATAGCGGATAAAGGCGCGGATATTGTGAGGATAACTGTTCAAGGGAAGAAAGAAGCAGATGCGTGCTTTGAAATCAAAGATAAACTTGTTCAGCTTAA TTACAATATACCTCTGGTAGCAGATATTCATTTTGCCCCTGCTGTAGCTTTACGTGTCGCTGAATGCTTTGACAAGATCCGTGTCAACCCCGGAAATTTTG CGGACAGACGGGCACAGTTTGAGACGATAGAATATACAGAGGATGAATATCAGAAAGAACTCCAGCATATTGAGCAG GTCTTCACTCCTTTGGTTGAGAAATGCAAAAAATACGGGAGAGCAATGCGTATAGGGACAAATCATGGAAGTCTTTCTGACCGTATCATGAGCTATTATGGGGATTCTCCAAGAGGAATG GTTGAATCTGCGTTTGAGTTTGCGCGGATATGTCGGAAATTAGACTATCACAACTTTGTTTTCTCAATGAAAGCGAGCAACCCGGTGATCATGGTGCAGGCGTACCGTTTGCTTGTGGCTGAGATGTATGTTCAGGGATGGGATTATCCTTTGCATTTGGGAGTAACTGAGgcaggagaaggagaagatggtCGGATGAAATCTGCAATTGGAATTGGGACGCTTCTTCAG GACGGCCTTGGTGACACAATAAGAGTTTCACTGACGGAGCCACCAGAAGAGGAGATAGATCCCTGCAAGCGATTGGCCAACCTTGGGACAAAAGCTGCTGAACTTCAACAAGGCGTT GCTCCGTTTGAAGAAAAGCATAGGCGTTACTTTGATTTCCAGCGTCGGACGGGTGATCTACCTGGACAAAAAGAG GGAGAAGAGGTCGATTACAGAGGTGTCCTTCACCGTGATGGTTCTGTTCTAATGTCGATCTCTTTGGACCAactaaag GCACCTGAACTCCTCTACAGATCGCTCGCTACAAAGCTTGTCGTGGGCATGCCATTCAAG GATCTGGCAACTGTCGATTCAATCTTATTAAGAGAGCTACCACCTGTAGATGATCACGTGGCT CGTTTGGCTCTAAAACGGTTGATTGATGTCAGTATGGGAGTTATAGCACCTCTATCAGAGCAACTCACAAAGCCATTGCCCAATGCAATGGTTCTTGTCAACCTCAAGGAACTATCTGGTGGCGCTTATAAGCTTCTCCCTGAAG GTACACGCTTGGTTGTCTCTCTACGAGGTGATGAGCCATATGAGGAGCTTGAAATACTCAAAAACATTGATGCTACTATGATTCTCCATGATGTACCCTTCACTGAAGACAAAATTAGCAGAGTACATGCAGCTCGGAG GTTATTCGAGTTCCTTTCCGAGAATTCAGTGAACTTTCCAGTTATTCACCACATAAATTTCCCAACCGGAATTCACAG GGACGAATTGGTGATTCATGCAGGGACATACGCTGGAGCCCTTCTTGTGGATGGACTCGGTGATGGTGTAATGCTCGAAGCACCCGAccaagattttgattttcttcggAATACTTCCTTCAACTTATTACAAGGCTGCAGAATGCGTAACACTAAGACG GAATACGTATCATGCCCGTCTTGTGGAAGAACACTTTTCGACTTGCAAGAAATCAGCGCGGAGATTCGAGAAAAGACTTCACATTTACCTGGCGTTTCG ATTGCAATCATGGGTTGCATTGTGAATGGGCCTGGAGAAATGGCAGATGCTGATTTCGGATATGTAGGTGGTTCCCCCGGGAAAATCGACCTTTATGTCGGAAAG ACGGTGGTGAAGCGTGGGATTGCCATGACGGGGGCAACAGATGCTCTGATCGGTTTGATCAAAGAACATGGTCGTTGGGTAGACCCTCCCGTGGCTGATGAGTAG
- the LOC109127579 gene encoding putative defensin-like protein 274, with the protein MASSRFQLVALFVIFSLVITVQSEKEIIDGPCRLRGTCTNDRDCDTHCHKSTDPSAMVGLCLFDKPTGPVCCCLFD; encoded by the exons ATGGCTTCATCAAGGTTTCAACTTGTTGCTCTTTTCGTCATCTTCTCTCTCGTTATTACTGTCCAATCGG AAAAGGAGATAATAGACGGACCATGCCGCTTAAGAGGAACGTGCACCAACGACAGGGACTGCGACACCCATTGCCACAAGAGCACCGACCCTTCAGCCATGGTAGGGCTCTGCCTCTTCGACAAACCCACCGGTCCTGTTTGTTGCTGCTTATTTGATTAA